A genomic segment from Dermatobacter hominis encodes:
- a CDS encoding heme ABC transporter ATP-binding protein: protein MRRAVRLPGPPPPDGVSLRVRGVSLALGGAPILRDVDVDVHDGELLALVGPNGAGKSTLLSVLSGDARPDRGSVELDGADVRSWTHVELAMRRAVLLQQLTMTFPFTVRQTVEMGRSPWAGHEAEDDDERRVAEAMRATDVLHLADRTFPSLSGGERARAGMARVVAQDARVLLLDEPTAALDVRHQEQVLDLARDLARAGGTVVVVMHDLGLAAAYADRVVVLADGAVRANGRPADMLTAELLTDVYEHPIEVLHHPRTGELLVLPDRTRSTSG from the coding sequence ATGCGCCGGGCGGTGCGCCTGCCCGGCCCTCCCCCGCCCGACGGCGTGTCGCTGCGAGTGCGCGGGGTGTCGCTCGCGCTGGGTGGGGCGCCGATCCTGCGCGACGTCGACGTGGACGTCCACGACGGTGAGCTGCTCGCCCTCGTCGGACCGAACGGCGCCGGGAAGTCGACGCTGCTCTCGGTGCTGTCGGGCGACGCACGTCCCGACCGCGGGAGCGTCGAGCTCGACGGTGCCGACGTCCGCTCGTGGACCCACGTCGAGCTGGCCATGCGCCGTGCCGTGCTGCTCCAGCAGCTCACGATGACGTTCCCGTTCACCGTCCGCCAGACGGTCGAGATGGGTCGCAGCCCGTGGGCCGGCCACGAGGCCGAGGACGACGACGAGCGGCGGGTGGCCGAGGCGATGCGGGCGACCGACGTCCTGCACCTCGCAGACCGGACCTTCCCGTCGCTCTCCGGTGGCGAGCGGGCACGGGCCGGCATGGCCCGGGTCGTCGCACAGGACGCGCGAGTGCTGCTGCTCGACGAGCCCACCGCCGCGCTCGACGTGCGCCACCAGGAGCAGGTGCTCGACCTCGCCCGCGACCTGGCCCGGGCCGGTGGGACGGTGGTGGTCGTCATGCACGACCTCGGTCTGGCGGCCGCGTACGCCGACCGCGTCGTCGTGCTGGCCGACGGGGCCGTGCGGGCGAACGGCCGCCCGGCCGACATGCTCACCGCCGAGCTCCTGACCGACGTCTACGAGCACCCCATCGAGGTGCTCCACCACCCTCGTACCGGCGAGCTGCTCGTGCTCCCCGACCGGACCCGCAGCACCTCGGGCTGA
- a CDS encoding FecCD family ABC transporter permease gives MIDLRPGTSGPAAALPRVRRSRATLLIGGLGVALVVAGVVAAGVGQLQVAPSEVLGSIFHRIGLDIGPMPSHPRGDSALWNVRFPRVVLAAIVGAALGGAGAVLQAVFGNPLAEPSVIGVSGGAAVGACAVIVFGWSFFGGYTIAAVAFATGLLTTLLIYAMARSGGRTEVVTLVLMGIAVNAVTSAIIAYLVFLGDTQAREQIVFWQLGSFNGSRWEAVRIVGPIVLIGLVGVMLIARKLDLLALGERSARHVGVNVERLRLISIVLVSMLVAAGVAFVGIIAFIGLIVPHLVRMIIGPSHRTLLPASVLGGAVVVVVADLVARTAVDYADLPIGMLTALVGGPFFFWMLYRTRATSGGWG, from the coding sequence GTGATCGACCTCCGGCCCGGCACGTCGGGCCCGGCGGCGGCGCTGCCGAGGGTGCGTCGGTCCCGGGCGACGTTGCTGATCGGCGGGCTGGGGGTCGCGCTGGTGGTGGCGGGCGTCGTCGCCGCCGGGGTCGGCCAGCTGCAGGTCGCGCCCTCGGAGGTGCTCGGCTCGATCTTCCACAGGATCGGGCTCGACATCGGGCCGATGCCATCGCACCCGCGGGGCGACTCGGCGCTCTGGAACGTGCGGTTCCCGCGCGTCGTGCTCGCGGCGATCGTCGGCGCCGCGCTCGGCGGGGCCGGCGCCGTCCTGCAGGCCGTGTTCGGCAACCCGCTCGCCGAGCCGAGCGTGATCGGCGTCTCCGGGGGCGCTGCGGTGGGCGCCTGCGCGGTCATCGTGTTCGGCTGGTCGTTCTTCGGCGGCTACACGATCGCCGCCGTCGCGTTCGCCACCGGCCTCCTCACGACGCTCCTCATCTACGCCATGGCGCGGAGCGGCGGCAGGACCGAGGTCGTGACGCTGGTGCTCATGGGCATCGCGGTCAACGCCGTCACCTCGGCGATCATCGCCTACCTCGTGTTCCTCGGCGACACGCAGGCACGGGAGCAGATCGTCTTCTGGCAGCTCGGCAGCTTCAACGGCTCGAGGTGGGAGGCCGTCCGCATCGTCGGCCCGATCGTGCTGATCGGGCTCGTCGGCGTGATGCTGATCGCACGGAAGCTCGACCTCCTCGCGCTCGGCGAGCGCTCGGCGCGGCACGTGGGCGTCAACGTCGAGCGCCTCCGGCTGATCTCGATCGTGCTCGTCTCGATGCTCGTGGCCGCAGGCGTCGCGTTCGTCGGCATCATCGCCTTCATCGGCCTGATCGTCCCGCACCTGGTGCGCATGATCATCGGACCGTCGCACCGGACGCTGCTGCCGGCGAGCGTGCTCGGCGGCGCCGTCGTGGTGGTCGTCGCCGACCTGGTCGCCCGGACGGCGGTCGACTACGCCGACCTGCCCATCGGCATGCTGACCGCACTGGTCGGGGGCCCGTTCTTCTTCTGGATGCTCTACCGCACGCGGGCCACGTCCGGCGGGTGGGGCTGA
- a CDS encoding heme/hemin ABC transporter substrate-binding protein, which translates to MITSTSPHRRTRRLAGVAAALVLVAAACGTGGGGTVDGGGSGGGQGEVACAGPRHATSEGWVAPIADDPAPSLPTTVTDFTGEQVTVDDASRILALDTYGTLATTVYALGLGDRLVGRDVSTGVPELADLPVVTHNGHELNAEAILDLDPSVILTDYSIGPLEVQLQLEEAGIPVVILDSTRNRSVIGDQIRRVAEVLGVPEQGEQLASSVAADVAKAEDEVAAIAEGRPDLRMVFLYMRGNAGVYYWFGEGSGADDLIDALGGVDVAEEVGLEGSKPLNAEGLVKSSPDLYLMMTHGLESVGGVDGLLEVPGVADTGAGVDGCVVDMSDYEILSFGPQFPSTLRALGAAIYGDDGVLSGAGAPSS; encoded by the coding sequence GTGATCACATCGACGTCTCCCCATCGTCGCACCCGTCGCCTCGCCGGCGTCGCGGCGGCGCTCGTGCTGGTGGCGGCGGCGTGCGGCACCGGGGGCGGCGGCACGGTCGACGGGGGTGGCAGCGGCGGCGGCCAGGGCGAGGTGGCCTGCGCGGGTCCACGACACGCCACCTCCGAGGGCTGGGTGGCACCGATCGCGGACGATCCGGCGCCGTCCCTGCCGACGACGGTCACCGACTTCACCGGCGAGCAGGTCACGGTCGACGACGCGTCCCGCATCCTCGCCCTCGACACGTACGGCACGCTGGCCACCACGGTCTACGCCCTCGGGCTGGGCGACCGTCTCGTGGGTCGGGACGTGTCGACCGGGGTGCCGGAGCTCGCCGACCTGCCCGTCGTGACCCACAACGGCCACGAGCTCAACGCCGAGGCGATCCTCGACCTGGACCCGTCGGTGATCCTGACCGACTACTCGATCGGGCCGCTCGAGGTGCAGCTGCAGCTCGAGGAGGCCGGCATCCCGGTCGTCATCCTCGACAGCACCCGCAACCGCTCGGTCATCGGCGACCAGATCCGCCGCGTGGCCGAGGTGCTCGGCGTGCCCGAGCAGGGCGAGCAGCTCGCCTCCTCGGTGGCTGCGGACGTGGCGAAGGCCGAGGACGAGGTCGCGGCGATAGCCGAGGGCCGGCCCGACCTGCGGATGGTGTTCCTCTACATGCGCGGCAACGCCGGCGTCTACTACTGGTTCGGCGAGGGCTCCGGCGCCGACGACCTGATCGACGCGCTCGGCGGGGTCGACGTCGCGGAGGAGGTCGGGCTCGAGGGCTCGAAGCCGCTCAACGCCGAGGGGCTGGTGAAGTCGTCGCCGGACCTCTACCTGATGATGACCCACGGCCTCGAGTCCGTCGGCGGCGTCGACGGGCTGCTCGAGGTGCCCGGCGTCGCCGACACGGGGGCGGGCGTCGACGGCTGCGTGGTCGACATGAGCGACTACGAGATCCTGAGCTTCGGACCGCAGTTCCCGTCCACGCTGCGTGCGCTCGGCGCGGCGATCTACGGCGACGACGGCGTGCTGTCGGGCGCCGGGGCGCCGTCCTCGTGA
- a CDS encoding FGGY family carbohydrate kinase — protein MSILVIDLGTSAVRAAVVHDDASVTHEVRAATLPDSPAPGLVEFDAAAYAEAALGCARSALAAHGPVDGVGVTNQRASTIVWDRATGEPLAPAQGWQDLRTVGDCLVLAADGIRLAPNQSATKIANILDQVDPDRSRDLCFGSPDSWIIWQLTEGAHHVSDLTNAGVWGLLRPDGSHYDVAVMERLRIPASILPRIVDSSGSVGEATALEGAPPVCGIAGDQQASLIGQGGVHPGTAKITFGTGGMLDVCLGPDRPSFDGRGTAGTFPIACWRRGEETVWGVEAIMLSAGTNVEWLVEDLGILDRPESSAALAASVPDTEGVVYVPALLGLGTPRWDYGARGALLGLTRGSGRAHVVRAVLEGVAERGADLVEAAEADTGLTLETLRIDGGMSTNPVFVQHLADATQRPVEVSPVTEATALGAGFLAGLAVGTWSDWDDVASAWRPARRHEPGAPTDRDRWRDAVDRAAGWHSDLSALDF, from the coding sequence GTGAGCATCCTGGTGATCGACCTGGGCACGAGCGCGGTGCGGGCCGCCGTCGTGCACGACGACGCCTCCGTGACGCACGAGGTCCGGGCCGCCACGCTGCCCGACTCCCCCGCCCCGGGCCTCGTCGAGTTCGACGCCGCGGCCTACGCCGAGGCCGCGCTCGGCTGCGCCCGGTCCGCGCTGGCCGCCCACGGCCCGGTCGACGGCGTCGGCGTGACGAACCAGCGGGCCTCGACGATCGTCTGGGACCGCGCCACGGGCGAGCCGCTCGCACCGGCACAGGGGTGGCAGGACCTGCGCACGGTCGGCGACTGCCTGGTGCTGGCGGCCGACGGCATCCGCCTGGCGCCGAACCAGTCGGCGACGAAGATCGCCAACATCCTCGACCAGGTGGACCCCGACCGCAGTCGGGACCTCTGCTTCGGCTCGCCCGACTCGTGGATCATCTGGCAGCTCACCGAGGGCGCCCACCACGTGTCGGACCTGACCAACGCCGGCGTCTGGGGCCTGCTGCGACCCGACGGCTCGCACTACGACGTCGCCGTGATGGAACGGCTGCGGATCCCGGCCTCGATCCTTCCGCGCATCGTCGACTCCTCCGGGTCCGTCGGCGAGGCGACGGCGCTCGAGGGCGCCCCGCCCGTGTGCGGCATCGCCGGTGACCAGCAGGCGTCGCTGATCGGCCAGGGCGGCGTGCACCCCGGCACGGCGAAGATCACGTTCGGCACCGGCGGCATGCTCGACGTGTGCCTTGGACCGGACCGGCCGTCCTTCGACGGCCGGGGCACCGCCGGCACCTTCCCGATCGCCTGCTGGCGCCGCGGCGAGGAGACCGTCTGGGGGGTCGAGGCGATCATGCTCTCCGCAGGCACGAACGTGGAGTGGCTCGTCGAGGACCTCGGCATCCTCGATCGCCCCGAGTCGTCCGCGGCGCTTGCGGCGTCGGTCCCCGACACCGAGGGCGTCGTCTACGTGCCGGCGCTCCTCGGACTGGGCACGCCCCGGTGGGACTACGGCGCCCGGGGGGCGCTGCTCGGCCTGACCCGCGGTTCCGGGCGGGCCCACGTGGTGCGGGCCGTGCTCGAGGGCGTGGCGGAGCGCGGGGCCGACCTCGTCGAAGCGGCCGAGGCCGACACCGGCCTCACGCTCGAGACCCTGCGCATCGACGGCGGCATGTCGACGAACCCCGTGTTCGTGCAGCACCTCGCGGATGCCACCCAGCGGCCGGTCGAGGTGTCGCCCGTGACCGAGGCGACCGCGCTCGGCGCAGGGTTCCTGGCGGGCCTCGCCGTCGGCACCTGGTCCGACTGGGACGACGTGGCCTCGGCGTGGCGGCCGGCCCGCCGCCACGAGCCGGGCGCGCCGACCGACCGGGACCGGTGGCGCGACGCCGTCGACCGGGCCGCGGGCTGGCACTCCGACCTGTCCGCGCTCGACTTCTGA
- a CDS encoding low temperature requirement protein A: MSTEGGDHRHHVTRRSSTQVFPLELFFDLVFVLAITQCTALMAAQPTWSGIVRGLLVLAVLWWAWSGYAWLTSVIDPEEDATRVSIFAAMAAMLVVSLCVPQAFADLGLTFAIGYAVVRTVHIVLFVLASPDDADLRRSVTSLAVSTAVAVALLVAASFLDGVAQGVLWALAIVLDFGGPFLFGVEGWKLIPSHFAERFGLIIIIALGESIVAIGVGAEGVSIDAPVIGVAVLGVFLAAALWWLHFDVVALATERRLVALPPGRAQNSLARDAYSYIHLLLVAGIVLVALGLKTVIAHVTEPLHVEIGAALAGGVALYLVAHVLFRRRFVGTINRERLGVAVLLAAFVPFTTSMPAWVALVVVGVVTWALVIYETTAWSDTRHLIRDQQGLPGDDGRVHGTGEEPA, from the coding sequence GTGAGCACCGAGGGCGGCGACCACCGGCACCACGTCACCCGGCGCTCGAGCACGCAGGTCTTCCCGCTCGAGCTCTTCTTCGACCTCGTCTTCGTCCTCGCCATCACGCAGTGCACCGCGCTGATGGCGGCGCAGCCCACGTGGAGCGGCATCGTCCGGGGCCTGCTCGTCCTCGCGGTCCTCTGGTGGGCGTGGTCGGGCTACGCGTGGCTCACGTCGGTGATCGACCCCGAAGAGGACGCGACCCGCGTGTCGATCTTCGCCGCCATGGCGGCGATGCTCGTCGTCTCGCTGTGCGTGCCGCAGGCCTTCGCCGACCTCGGGCTCACCTTCGCGATCGGCTACGCGGTCGTGCGGACCGTCCACATCGTCCTGTTCGTCCTCGCCAGCCCCGACGACGCCGACCTGCGGCGATCCGTCACCAGCCTCGCGGTGAGCACCGCGGTGGCCGTCGCCCTGCTCGTCGCCGCGTCGTTCCTCGACGGCGTGGCGCAGGGCGTGCTGTGGGCCCTGGCCATCGTGCTCGACTTCGGCGGCCCGTTCCTGTTCGGCGTCGAGGGCTGGAAGCTGATCCCGAGCCACTTCGCGGAGCGCTTCGGCCTGATCATCATCATCGCCCTGGGCGAGTCGATCGTCGCCATCGGCGTGGGCGCCGAGGGCGTGTCGATCGACGCGCCGGTCATCGGCGTCGCCGTGCTGGGCGTGTTCCTCGCCGCGGCGCTCTGGTGGCTGCACTTCGACGTCGTCGCGCTCGCGACCGAGCGCCGGCTCGTGGCCCTGCCCCCGGGTCGGGCCCAGAACTCCCTCGCCCGCGACGCGTACTCGTACATCCACCTGCTGCTGGTGGCCGGCATCGTCCTCGTCGCGCTGGGCCTGAAGACGGTGATCGCCCACGTGACCGAGCCGCTCCACGTCGAGATCGGCGCCGCCCTCGCCGGCGGCGTGGCCCTGTACCTGGTGGCCCACGTGCTGTTCCGGCGGCGGTTCGTCGGCACGATCAACCGCGAGCGCCTCGGGGTCGCAGTGCTGCTGGCCGCGTTCGTGCCGTTCACGACGTCGATGCCGGCGTGGGTGGCACTCGTCGTGGTCGGCGTGGTGACCTGGGCCCTCGTGATCTACGAGACCACCGCCTGGTCCGACACCCGTCACCTGATCCGGGACCAGCAGGGCCTCCCCGGCGACGACGGGCGGGTCCACGGCACCGGCGAGGAGCCCGCCTGA
- a CDS encoding glycerol-3-phosphate dehydrogenase/oxidase, protein MLPAAPTPRPFVRESALAALASEEFDLTVIGGGITGAGVALDAAARGMRVAVLDAGDFSSGTSSKSSKLVHGGLRYLQQGEVGLVYQALAERQRLLRNAPHLVKVLPFLIPMFGHGGVIPAKISRLLGSAMWGYDLTGGWRVGKRHERLTHDEAMAYMPTLPSDRLVSAYLYYDAAADDSRLVLAVLRTAALEFGAACANHVRAVGLHKDAQGVVDGVEVVATEVGTHRPAGDPFTIRTRAVVNAAGVWSDEVRTLDEGADPDSIRPAKGIHITVPWDKVRNRIAAVVPVPGDKRSVFVVPNGDLTYIGTTDTDYDGPIDDPQCTPEDVAYLLRAINGACTEEITNDDVVGTWAGLRPLVKSHSSNGQSSGRTADLSRRHKVAVSDSGVVTITGGKLTTYREMAADTVDEVIESVLARRPGFAGYGGSTTTDLPLRGAAGHDTVQRAAEVYPAVAPEHLEHLAGRYGGEARVLMAAVQSEPSLGEPLVPGLPYLRAEAVFAVRHEMARSVDDVLSRRTRARLLGRDDSAAAAGAVAELIAAELGWDAGDAAASAQHYRDSVDHERAAADLPETHLEQLLGS, encoded by the coding sequence GTGCTCCCGGCTGCCCCGACCCCCCGTCCGTTCGTGCGCGAGTCCGCGCTCGCCGCGCTGGCGAGCGAGGAGTTCGACCTCACGGTCATCGGCGGCGGCATCACCGGGGCGGGCGTCGCGCTGGACGCCGCCGCCCGCGGCATGCGGGTCGCGGTGCTCGACGCCGGCGACTTCTCGTCGGGCACGTCGTCGAAGTCGTCGAAGCTCGTCCACGGCGGGTTGCGCTACCTGCAGCAGGGCGAGGTCGGCCTCGTGTACCAGGCGCTCGCCGAGCGCCAGCGCCTCCTCCGCAACGCCCCCCACCTGGTCAAGGTGCTGCCGTTCCTGATCCCCATGTTCGGCCACGGCGGCGTGATCCCGGCCAAGATCTCCCGCCTGCTCGGCTCGGCGATGTGGGGCTACGACCTGACCGGCGGCTGGCGGGTGGGCAAGCGCCACGAGCGCCTGACCCACGACGAGGCGATGGCCTACATGCCGACGCTGCCGTCGGACCGGCTCGTCTCGGCGTACCTCTACTACGACGCCGCCGCCGACGACTCCCGCCTCGTGCTCGCCGTGCTGCGCACCGCCGCCCTCGAGTTCGGCGCCGCGTGTGCCAACCACGTGCGCGCCGTCGGCCTCCACAAGGACGCCCAGGGCGTGGTCGACGGCGTCGAGGTCGTCGCCACCGAGGTCGGCACCCACCGCCCGGCCGGTGACCCGTTCACGATCCGCACGCGAGCGGTCGTCAACGCCGCCGGCGTGTGGTCCGACGAGGTCCGCACGCTCGACGAGGGCGCGGATCCCGACTCGATCCGGCCGGCCAAGGGCATCCACATCACGGTCCCGTGGGACAAGGTCCGGAACCGGATCGCCGCGGTCGTCCCGGTGCCCGGCGACAAGCGCTCGGTGTTCGTCGTCCCGAACGGCGACCTGACCTACATCGGCACGACCGACACGGACTACGACGGCCCGATCGACGACCCCCAGTGCACCCCCGAGGACGTCGCGTACCTGCTGCGGGCGATCAACGGCGCCTGCACCGAGGAGATCACGAACGACGACGTCGTCGGCACCTGGGCAGGGCTCCGCCCGCTGGTGAAGTCCCACTCGTCGAACGGGCAGTCGAGCGGCCGGACCGCCGACCTGTCGCGCCGCCACAAGGTCGCGGTGTCCGACTCGGGCGTGGTGACGATCACCGGCGGCAAGCTGACGACCTACCGGGAGATGGCGGCCGACACCGTCGACGAGGTGATCGAGTCGGTGCTCGCCCGACGCCCCGGCTTCGCCGGCTACGGCGGCAGCACCACCACCGACCTCCCGCTGCGCGGCGCCGCCGGCCACGACACCGTCCAGCGGGCCGCCGAGGTCTACCCCGCCGTCGCCCCCGAGCACCTCGAGCACCTGGCCGGCCGCTACGGCGGCGAGGCGCGCGTCCTCATGGCCGCGGTGCAGTCGGAGCCGTCGCTCGGCGAGCCGCTCGTGCCGGGGCTCCCCTACCTGCGCGCCGAGGCGGTGTTCGCGGTCCGCCACGAAATGGCCCGCTCGGTCGACGACGTCCTGTCCCGGCGCACCCGAGCCCGTCTCCTCGGCCGCGACGACTCGGCCGCGGCGGCCGGCGCGGTCGCCGAGCTCATCGCCGCCGAGCTCGGCTGGGACGCCGGGGACGCTGCGGCGTCCGCGCAGCACTACCGGGACTCGGTCGACCACGAGCGGGCTGCCGCCGACCTCCCCGAGACGCACCTCGAGCAGCTGCTCGGCTCGTAG
- a CDS encoding WhiB family transcriptional regulator, whose product MDRGWLNESACRGLDPAIFYPLTDDEADEAKSVCAACPVQEACLEHAIGHREHNGVWGGATERERQRIIRRRRRLRALNASGAGVAPSSETAGAVGS is encoded by the coding sequence ATGGACCGCGGTTGGCTGAACGAGTCCGCCTGCAGGGGGCTCGATCCGGCGATCTTCTATCCGCTCACCGACGACGAGGCCGACGAGGCCAAGTCGGTGTGCGCGGCGTGCCCGGTCCAGGAGGCCTGCCTCGAGCACGCCATCGGCCACCGGGAGCACAACGGCGTGTGGGGCGGCGCGACCGAGCGGGAGCGCCAGCGCATCATCCGGCGGCGCCGCCGTCTGCGGGCGCTCAACGCGTCCGGTGCCGGCGTCGCCCCGTCCAGCGAGACCGCCGGCGCGGTCGGCAGCTGA
- the trpD gene encoding anthranilate phosphoribosyltransferase: protein MGAFAAAGAWPGVLGSLVAGQDLPADVATGALERILAGEATDAQIAGFLIGLRSKGESPEEVAGLVDAMLAAAAPLDLDDPDATIDIVGTGGSKALGGRAFNVSTMASIVAAAAGATVCKHGNRRASSTSGSTDLLEALGVEVDLDGPGVHACVREAGVGFAFARMFHPAMRHVGPVRTELGIPTAFNLLGPLSHPGRVRRQVLGVTDADRVELVAGVLARRGVVRAWVVRGADGLDELTTTDVSEVIDLEDGVEVGRFTVVPEDLGLARVAPEDIAVGDPLENAHAANGVLEGRPGPVRDMVVLNAAAALVVADVATDLPDGVARAARAIDSGEAARTLGALVATSRAITSSD from the coding sequence GTGGGTGCCTTCGCCGCTGCCGGCGCCTGGCCGGGCGTGCTCGGCTCGCTCGTCGCAGGGCAGGACCTGCCCGCCGACGTCGCCACCGGGGCGCTGGAGCGCATCCTCGCCGGCGAGGCCACCGACGCCCAGATCGCCGGCTTCCTGATCGGGCTCCGCTCCAAGGGCGAGTCGCCCGAGGAGGTGGCCGGGCTGGTCGACGCCATGCTCGCCGCCGCAGCACCGCTCGACCTCGACGACCCCGACGCGACGATCGACATCGTCGGCACCGGCGGGTCGAAGGCGCTCGGCGGGCGGGCCTTCAACGTCTCGACGATGGCCTCGATCGTGGCGGCCGCCGCCGGCGCCACGGTCTGCAAGCACGGCAACCGGCGCGCCAGCTCCACCTCGGGCTCGACCGACCTGCTCGAGGCGCTCGGCGTCGAGGTCGACCTCGACGGGCCCGGGGTGCACGCCTGCGTGCGCGAGGCCGGGGTCGGGTTCGCCTTCGCCCGCATGTTCCACCCGGCGATGCGCCACGTCGGCCCGGTGCGCACCGAGCTCGGCATCCCCACGGCGTTCAACCTGCTCGGCCCGCTGTCGCACCCCGGCCGCGTCCGCCGCCAGGTCCTCGGGGTCACCGACGCCGACCGCGTCGAGCTGGTGGCGGGCGTCCTGGCCCGGCGCGGCGTGGTCCGCGCCTGGGTGGTCCGGGGCGCCGACGGGCTCGACGAGCTGACCACCACCGACGTGTCGGAGGTGATCGACCTCGAGGACGGCGTCGAGGTGGGCCGGTTCACCGTCGTGCCCGAGGACCTCGGCCTGGCGAGGGTCGCTCCCGAGGACATCGCCGTCGGCGACCCGCTCGAGAACGCGCACGCGGCCAACGGCGTGCTCGAGGGCCGCCCCGGACCGGTGCGCGACATGGTCGTGCTCAACGCCGCAGCGGCCCTCGTCGTCGCCGACGTGGCGACCGACCTTCCCGACGGCGTGGCGCGCGCCGCACGGGCGATCGACTCGGGCGAGGCCGCCCGCACGCTGGGGGCGCTGGTCGCCACCAGTCGCGCCATCACCAGCTCGGACTGA
- a CDS encoding DEDD exonuclease domain-containing protein produces MARGRGTGRQRPLPAPAPLPGGTAARPEHFRQASLDDLGAPLVDTTFVVVDLETTGGSPTTDTITEVGAVKLRGGEVLGTFQTLVDPGRAIPPTITVLTGITQAMVAKAPRIETVLPSLLEFMGDAVVVGHNVRFDVGFLQAALERDGRPPLTGPTVDTVALARRLVRDEVPDCRLGTLADRLRLSHKPSHRALDDALATADLLHVLLERAGSMGVTGLDDLVGLPAMAGHPQADKLRLTERLPRRPGVYLFRARDGRVLYVGKATNLRSRVRSYFSTDERRKIGSLLRETARIDHKVCPSTLEASVLEARLIRALEPRYNSHGTRWRRYPYLKLTLGEAFPRLSVVRAVRDDGALYVGPLRSTQQARAVAEAIETVVPLRRCTQPVRMRDGEPVPTRSAPCAAAQLGVSLCPCGGSASAREYAAHVQQVVDGLTIRPDVLLVPLRERMDRLATEERFEEAATARDRLAALVSALERQRRIGQLLECERLLVEVDSGEVAELRRGVLWQMWPADRAEQLAPVARPVEMQPDEPPARGVPVDRDLADELTCVASWLDQHATRLRLHHSAGTLASAFPRLPDVRPRSRAIARR; encoded by the coding sequence ATGGCACGAGGGCGAGGCACCGGACGGCAGCGACCGCTCCCCGCCCCGGCGCCCCTGCCGGGGGGCACCGCCGCCCGGCCCGAGCACTTCCGCCAGGCCAGTCTGGACGACCTCGGCGCACCGCTGGTGGACACCACGTTCGTGGTCGTCGACCTCGAGACCACCGGCGGCTCCCCGACCACCGACACGATCACCGAGGTCGGCGCGGTCAAGCTGCGCGGCGGCGAGGTCCTCGGCACGTTCCAGACGCTCGTCGACCCGGGCCGGGCGATCCCTCCCACGATCACCGTGCTGACGGGCATCACGCAGGCGATGGTGGCGAAGGCGCCGCGCATCGAGACCGTCCTCCCGAGCCTCCTCGAGTTCATGGGCGACGCCGTCGTCGTGGGCCACAACGTGCGCTTCGACGTGGGGTTCCTCCAGGCCGCCCTCGAGCGCGACGGCCGCCCGCCGCTGACCGGCCCCACGGTCGACACGGTGGCCCTCGCCCGGCGCCTCGTCCGCGACGAGGTGCCCGACTGCCGGCTCGGCACGCTGGCCGACCGCCTGCGGCTGTCGCACAAGCCGAGCCACCGGGCGCTCGACGACGCGCTCGCCACCGCCGACCTGCTCCACGTGCTCCTCGAGCGCGCCGGGTCGATGGGCGTGACGGGCCTCGACGACCTCGTCGGCCTGCCGGCCATGGCCGGCCACCCGCAGGCGGACAAGCTCCGGTTGACCGAGCGGCTCCCCCGCCGGCCCGGCGTCTACCTCTTCCGGGCGCGCGACGGCCGGGTCCTCTACGTCGGCAAGGCCACGAACCTGCGGAGCCGGGTGCGCAGCTACTTCTCCACCGACGAGCGCCGCAAGATCGGCTCACTCCTCCGGGAGACGGCCCGCATCGACCACAAGGTCTGCCCGTCCACCCTCGAGGCGTCGGTGCTCGAGGCCCGGCTGATCAGGGCGCTCGAGCCCCGTTACAACTCGCACGGGACCCGCTGGCGCCGGTACCCGTACCTCAAGCTCACCCTCGGCGAGGCGTTCCCGCGGCTGTCGGTCGTGCGGGCGGTGCGCGACGACGGCGCCCTCTACGTCGGCCCGCTGCGCTCGACGCAGCAGGCCCGGGCGGTCGCCGAGGCGATCGAGACGGTGGTGCCGCTGCGGCGCTGCACCCAGCCGGTGCGGATGCGCGACGGCGAGCCCGTGCCGACCCGCAGCGCGCCGTGCGCGGCGGCCCAGCTCGGCGTGTCGCTGTGCCCGTGCGGTGGGTCGGCGAGCGCCCGCGAGTACGCCGCCCACGTGCAGCAGGTGGTCGACGGGCTCACCATCCGCCCCGACGTCCTGCTCGTCCCGCTCCGGGAGCGGATGGACCGCCTGGCCACCGAGGAGCGCTTCGAGGAGGCGGCGACGGCGCGCGACCGCCTGGCGGCGCTCGTCAGCGCGCTCGAGCGGCAGCGCCGGATCGGCCAGCTGCTCGAGTGCGAGCGGCTGCTCGTCGAGGTCGACTCGGGCGAGGTCGCCGAGCTGCGCCGCGGCGTGCTCTGGCAGATGTGGCCGGCGGACCGGGCCGAGCAGCTCGCACCGGTCGCCCGGCCCGTCGAGATGCAGCCCGACGAGCCGCCCGCCCGGGGGGTCCCCGTGGACCGGGACCTCGCCGACGAGCTGACGTGCGTCGCGTCCTGGCTCGACCAGCACGCCACGCGCCTGCGGCTCCACCACTCCGCCGGGACGCTGGCCTCGGCGTTCCCGCGCCTGCCCGACGTGCGCCCCCGCTCGCGGGCGATCGCCCGCCGCTGA